Proteins encoded within one genomic window of Cucumis sativus cultivar 9930 chromosome 3, Cucumber_9930_V3, whole genome shotgun sequence:
- the LOC101211572 gene encoding probable sarcosine oxidase, translating into MAASDTLFDVIVVGAGVMGSSTAYHLAKTGNRVLILEQFDFLHHRGSSHGESRTIRATYPEDYYYGLVMESYELWRMAEEEIGYKVYFPTEQLDIGSPDDKSLTAVVDTCRKHSIPHLVLDSGELREKYSGRVEIPADWVGVWSKYGGVIKPTKAVSMYQTLAYKNGAVMKDNAEVVEIKRDESNGRIVVSIANGESFRGKKCVVTVGAWSKKLVKSVGGIELPIRPLEVSVSYWRIKEGFEAEYAIGGGFPTIASYGEPYVYGTPSLEFPGLIKVAIHGGHECNPDKRSWGKGGRLPIAALKEWIDEKFGGRVDSSGPVSTQSCMYSMTPDGDFVIDFLGGEFEKDVVIGGGFSGHGFKMSPTIGRILAELALDGAAEGVELKYFKLARFEENPKGNVKSFADQVKLH; encoded by the coding sequence ATGGCTGCTTCCGATACTTTATTTGATGTAATTGTGGTCGGTGCCGGGGTAATGGGAAGTTCGACGGCCTACCATCTTGCTAAAACAGGGAACAGAGTTCTCATTCTCGagcaatttgattttcttcatCACAGAGGCTCTTCTCATGGTGAATCTCGTACCATACGTGCCACCTATCCAGAGGATTATTACTATGGCCTCGTTATGGAATCTTACGAGCTCTGGCGGATGGCGGAGGAGGAAATTGGCTACAAAGTCTACTTTCCGACGGAACAGCTCGATATCGGCTCTCCCGACGACAAAAGTCTCACCGCCGTCGTTGATACCTGCCGGAAGCATTCGATCCCTCATCTGGTTTTGGATAGTGGGGAGTTGAGGGAGAAGTACTCCGGCAGGGTGGAGATTCCGGCGGACTGGGTGGGGGTGTGGAGTAAATACGGCGGCGTAATTAAGCCGACGAAGGCGGTTTCGATGTACCAAACTTTGGCTTACAAAAACGGGGCCGTTATGAAGGATAATGCGGAAGTAGTGGAGATTAAGAGAGATGAGAGTAATGGAAGAATAGTTGTTTCGATAGCCAATGGGGAGAGTTTTCGTGGGAAAAAATGTGTTGTGACAGTTGGAGCTTGGAGTAAAAAGTTAGTTAAATCAGTTGGTGGGATTGAATTGCCGATTCGGCCATTGGAGGTTAGTGTTTCGTATTGGAGGATCAAGGAAGGGTTCGAGGCCGAGTACGCAATCGGAGGGGGGTTTCCAACAATAGCTAGTTATGGGGAACCGTATGTTTATGGGACACCATCATTGGAGTTTCCGGGATTGATTAAGGTGGCTATACATGGTGGACATGAGTGCAACCCGGACAAGCGATCGTGGGGGAAGGGAGGGCGGCTACCGATAGCTGCGTTAAAGGAGTGGATAGACGAGAAGTTTGGAGGGAGGGTGGATTCAAGTGGACCAGTGTCGACGCAATCGTGTATGTACTCAATGACTCCAGATGGGGACTTTGTGATTGATTTCTTAGGAGGGGAATTTGAAAAGGATGTGGTGATTGGTGGGGGGTTTTCGGGGCATGGGTTCAAAATGTCACCGACGATCGGGAGGATACTAGCAGAGCTTGCATTGGACGGGGCGGCGGAGGGGGTGGAGTTGAAGTATTTCAAGTTAGCAAGGTTTGAAGAGAATCCAAAAGGTAATGTCAAGAGCTTTGCAGATCAAGTAAAGCTTCACTAG
- the LOC101211072 gene encoding probable cyclic nucleotide-gated ion channel 14 isoform X1, whose protein sequence is MEHNKRKFVRFYSNLEKNDGNKKKGIEFPLPVFKMGTKLESESKVDSSQEQKNKRILNPESERILRWNRVFLFSCLTALFVDPLFFYLPSVIHHNRSSCMTTDFNLGIVVTVFRTFADVFYLLHMILKFRIAYVSPTSRVFGKGELVTDPKKIAERYLKSDFCVDLIASLPLPQIMIWFIMPAIRSSHADHTNNTLVLIVLLQYIPRFYLIFPLSSHIIKTTGVVTKTAWAGAAYNLVLYMLASHILGAAWYLLSVERHAMCWKFTCRREFSPMKCHLDYLDCGTLNDVDRRIWEVNTTVFSQCSPDEDFVFNYGIFADAITKNVISSRFLQKYFYCLWWGLQNLSSYGQSLETSIFIGETLFAILIAIMGLVLFAHLIGNMQTYLQSITVRLEEWRVKRRDTEEWMKHRQLPQDLQERVRRFVQYKWLATRGVDEESILQGLPTDLRRDIQRHLCLDLVRRVPFFAQMDGQLLDAICERLASSLCTQRTYIVREGDPVTEMLFIIRGMLESSTTDGGRLGFFNSITLRPGDFCGEELLAWALLPKSSISLPSSTRTVRAITEVEAFALRAEDLKFVANQFRRLHSKKLQHTFRFYSYHWRTWAACFIQAAWRRFKRRIIAKSLSLQESFSLTPEKPVAEEAEQEEEGHSTPRSSYSQAKQNLGVTILASRFAANTRRGAQKLKDVNLSKLRKPDEPDFSEEPDD, encoded by the exons ATGGAACACAACAAACGCAAATTCGTCAG gttttattcCAATCTGGAGAAAAACGATGGGAATAAGAAGAAGGGTATTGAGTTCCCATTGCCTGTTTTCAAAATGGGGACGAAATTAGAGAGTGAAAGTAAAGTTGATTCTTCGCAAGAACAGAAGAATAAGAGGATACTTAACCCTGAAAGTGAAAggattttgagatggaacagggtttttttattctcttgtTTGACTGCTCTTTTTGTAGATCCCTTGTTCTTCTACCTTCCTTCAGTGATTCATCATAACAGGTCATCTTGTATGACTACTGATTTCAATTTGGGAATTGTTGTGACTGTTTTTCGTACTTTTGCCGATGTCTTTTATCTGTTGCATATGATTTTGAAGTTCCGCATTGCTTATGTATCACCAACTTCAAGAGTTTTTGGCAAAGGTGAACTTGTTACTGATCCTAAGAAGATTGCTGAACGCTATTTGAAGTCTGATTTCTGTGTAGATCTCATTGCTTCTCTGCCTCTTCCTCAG ATTATGATATGGTTTATCATGCCAGCAATTAGAAGCTCTCATGCAGACCATACAAACAATACTCTTGTATTAATTGTCCTGCTTCAGTATATTCCAAGATTTTACCTGATTTTCCCATTAAGTTCCCACATTATCAAAACTACTGGTGTTGTCACAAAGACTGCTTGGGCTGGAGCTGCATATAACCTTGTATTGTATATGCTAGCTAGTCAT ATCTTAGGAGCAGCATGGTATTTACTATCTGTGGAGCGCCATGCCATGTGCTGGAAGTTCACCTGCAGGAGGGAATTCAGTCCTATGAAATGCCATCTTGACTATTTGGATTGTGGTACTTTAAATGATGTAGACCGCAGGATATGGGAAGTGAATACTACTGTTTTTAGCCAATGTTCTCCAGATGAAGACTTCGTTTTCAATTATGGGATATTTGCGGATGCGATCACAAAAAATGTCATCTCCTCCCGGTTCCTTCAAAAGTATTTCTATTGTTTATGGTGGGGCTTACAGAACTTGAG TTCCTATGGTCAGAGTTTGGAAACAAGCATCTTCATAGGAGAGACTTTGTTTGCTATCCTCATTGCTATAATGGGTTTGGTCTTGTTTGCGCATTTGATCGGAAATATGCAG ACCTATTTGCAATCCATCACCGTGAGACTGGAGGAATGGAGGGTGAAGCGTCGAGACACTGAGGAATGGATGAAACATCGACAACTCCCTCAAGATTTACAAGAACGTGTGAGGAGATTTGTTCAATATAAGTGGCTTGCAACACGAGGAGTGGACGAAGAGTCGATCTTACAAGGCCTTCCAACAGATCTCCGTCGAGATATTCAGCGTCACTTGTGCCTCGACCTTGTTCGACGT GTTCCTTTCTTTGCACAAATGGATGGTCAACTACTGGATGCAATTTGCGAGCGACTGGCTTCCTCTCTATGTACACAACGTACTTACATTGTTCGTGAAGGAGATCCTGTTACCGAGATGCTCTTTATCATTCGAGGGATGCTCGAGAGCTCCACAACGGATGGAGGACGATTGGGTTTTTTCAATTCCATAACCTTAAGACCTGGTGATTTTTGCGGTGAAGAGCTTCTCGCTTGGGCATTGCTACCAAAATCATCAATCAGCTTACCGTCTTCTACCAGAACTGTTCGAGCAATCACTGAAGTGGAAGCCTTTGCTCTACGTGCAGAGGATCTCAAATTCGTTGCTAACCAGTTTCGACGACTTCATAGCAAGAAGCTTCAGCATACCTTCCGGTTTTACTCTTATCACTGGAGAACCTGGGCAGCATGCTTCATTCAGGCAGCATGGCGTCGCTTCAAAAGGAGAATCATAGCGAAGTCACTCAGCTTGCAGGAGTCTTTCTCGTTGACTCCCGAGAAGCCAGTGGCCGAGGAAGCTGAACAAGAAGAGGAAGGACATAGTACCCCACGCTCAAGTTACTCTCAAGCAAAACAAAACCTTGGTGTCACCATATTGGCTTCAAGGTTTGCTGCAAACACACGTAGAGGAGCACAAAAGCTCAAGGATGTTAACTTATCCAAACTTCGAAAGCCCGATGAGCCTGACTTTTCTGAAGAACCAGATGATTAA
- the LOC101217802 gene encoding serine/arginine-rich splicing factor RSZ22, with product MSRVYVGNLDPRVSERELEDEFRVFGVIRSVWVARRPPGYAFIDFDDPRDARDAIHELDGKNGWRVELSHNSRGGGGGRGGGGRGRSGGSDLKCYECGEPGHFARECRLRGGGGGGGGGGGGGAGRRRSRSPRYRRSPSYGRRSYSPRGRSPRRRSVSPRGRSFSRSPPYRGREEIPYANGNGIKDRRRSRS from the exons ATGTCTCGTGTATATGTTGGGAATTTGGATCCGAGGGTCTCTGAGCGCGAGCTTGAAGATGAATTTCGTGTGTTTGGAGTTATTCGAAG TGTATGGGTTGCACGAAGACCCCCAGGTTATGCCTTCATAGATTTCGACGACCCCAGAGATGCACGGGATGCAATTCATGAATTAGATG GGAAGAATGGCTGGAGAGTTGAACTTTCTCACAATTCTAGAGGTGGTGGAGGTGGCCGTGGAGGAGGGGGTCGTGGTCGTTCCGGTGGATCTGATTTGAAATGCTATGAGTGTGGTGAGCCTGGGCATTTTGCTCGTGAATGCCGTTTacgtggtggtggtggtggtggtggcggTGGTGGTGGCGGCGGTGCTGGAAGAAGACGTAGCCGCAGTCCCCGATACCGCCGGAGTCCAAGTTATGGTCGCAG GAGTTACAGTCCCCGTGGAAGATCTCCAAGACGTCGCAGTGTGTCACCTCGTGGGCGTAGCTTTAGTAGATCACCTCCATACCGTGGTAGAGAGGAGATACCTTATGCCAACGG AAATGGCATAAAGGACCGGCGCCGGAGCAGGAGCTGA
- the LOC101211322 gene encoding ATP-dependent DNA helicase PIF1-like, producing the protein MAKKAAIEAVDRTFRDIMDNLEPLGGKVVVFGGDFRQVLPIVPQATRQQTTNESLIGNGTEMSTEDDYICLPSNITVTGANEEDSILKLLNIVYADLKTHATSANYMTSRAILSTTNEYVDQISERMIELFPSSMSYDEAIDDTHNYYQEKFLNSLLPNGVPPHKLFLKKDCPVILLRNLDPGNGLCNGTRMVCRKFRKNIIYAEIATGQNAGKKVVQPRIPMSLANDKGYPFKFKRKNFPIRLCFAMTIKKAQ; encoded by the exons ATGGCAAAAAAGGCCGCAATAGAAGCAGTTGACAGAACTTTTAGAGATATAATGGATAATCTAGAACCATTAGGTGGAAAAGTGGTTGTGTTTGGAGGAGATTTTCGACAAGTGTTACCTATTGTCCCACAAGCTACAAGACAACAAACTACTAATGAAAGTTTG ATTGGAAACGGAACTGAAATGTCAACAGAAGATGATTATATTTGTCTCCCTTCCAATATCACTGTTACAGGTGCAAATGAAGAAGATTCAATATTGAAGTTATTGAATATTGTTTATGCTGATCTGAAAACGCATGCTACTTCAGCAAATTACATGACTAGTAGAGCAATTCTATCGACAACAAATGAGTATGTTGACCAAATCAgtgaaagaatgattgagCTGTTTCCTTCTTCCATGAGTTATGATGAAGCAATTGATGATACACATAATTATTATCAAGAGAAATTTCTCAACTCATTGTTGCCTAATGGTGTTCCTCCACAcaaattgtttcttaaaaaagattgCCCAGTTATACTATTGAGAAACTTAGACCCAGGTAATGGTCTATGTAATGGAACTAGAATGGTTTGTCGTAAGTTTcgcaaaaatataatttatgcaGAAATTGCAACTGGACAAAATGCAGgaaaaaaagttgttcaacCACGAATACCAATGAGTCTTGCAAACGACAAAGGGTATCCATTCAAGTTCAAGAGAAAAAATTTTCCAATAAGATTATGTTTTGCAATGACTATCAAGAAGGCTCAATGA
- the LOC101217415 gene encoding probable xyloglucan glycosyltransferase 5, translated as MAPRLGFLCRWGKEKDPQKGTPVVVTMEKPNFSVVEIDGPDAAFRPVEKSRGKNAKQVTWVLLLKANRAVGCITWLLTVLWALLGTIKKRLIYRQGVAIEGGKLGRGKLLFGVIRVFLVTSIAILIFEILAYFKGWHYFQNSNLHIPQASELQGFLHSLYVAWLTFRAEYIAPLIQTLSKFCIVLFLIQSVDRMILCFGCLWIKYKRFEPKIEGDPFKLDDVEGAGYKYPMVLVQIPMCNEREVYEQSISAVCQIDWPRDHLLIQVLDDSDDESIQMLIKAEVAKWSQKGVNIVYRHRLVRTGYKAGNLKSAMSCDYVRDYEFVAIFDADFQPNPDFLKLTVPHFKDNPELGLVQARWSFVNTDENLLTRLQNINLCFHFEVEQQVNGVFLNFFGFNGTAGVWRIKALEESGGWLERTTVEDMDIAVRAHLNGWKFVFLNDVKVLCEVPESYEAYRKQQHRWHSGPMQLFRLCLPAVISSKISTWKKANLILLFFLLRKLILPFYSFTLFCIILPLTMFVPEAELPVWVICYVPIFMSLLNILPSPKSFPFIVPYLLFENTMSVTKFNAMVSGLFQLGSSYEWIVTKKAGRSSESDLLAAAERDAKTMNQAQIYRGASESEISELAHLKEHKEVVSAPVKKVNKIYRKELALAFLLLLASLRSLLAAQGVHFYFLMFQGVTFLLVGLDLIGEQMS; from the exons ATGGCACCGAGATTGGGATTTTTGTGTCGGTGGGGTAAAGAGAAAGACCCTCAAAAGGGAACTCCGGTAGTTGTAACAATGGAGAAACCTAACTTCTCCGTCGTGGAGATCGACGGTCCCGACGCTGCATTCCGGCCGGTGGAGAAGAGTAGAGGCAAAAATGCCAAACAGGTTACATGGGTTCTTCTTCTAAAGGCCAATCGAGCCGTCGGTTGCATAACTTGGCTTCTTACTGTTCTTTGGGCATTGTTGGGTACAATCAAGAAGAGGCTGATCTACAGACAAGGAGTCGCCATTGAAGGCGGGAAGTTGGGAAGAGGGAAGTTATTGTTTGGAGTTATTAGAGTTTTCTTAGTAACTTCTATTGCCAttcttatttttgaaatacttGCTTATTTCAAAGGCTGGCATTATTTCCAGAATTCCAATCTCCATATTCCTCAAGCTTCTGAGTTGCAAGGATTCCTTCATTCACTCTATGTAGCTTGGTTAACTTTTAGAGCAGAGTACATTGCTCCCCTCATTCAAACACTCTCTAAATTTTGCATTGTCTTGTTCCTTATTCAATCAGTGGATCGTATGATTCTCTGTTTCGGTTGCCTGTGGATTAAGTACAAAAGATTTGAACCCAAGATTGAAGGGGATCCCTTTAAGTTGGATGATGTGGAAGGAGCTGGGTACAAGTATCCAATGGTTCTTGTTCAAATTCCCATGTGCAACGAGCGGGAG GTTTATGAGCAATCTATCTCTGCAGTCTGTCAAATTGATTGGCCAAGGGACCATTTACTAATTCAAGTTCTTGATGACTCTGATGATGAGAGCATCCAAATGTTAATTAAAGCAGAGGTTGCTAAATGGAGCCAAAAGGGGGTAAACATAGTGTATCGCCATCGATTAGTAAGAACAGGGTATAAAGCAGGGAATCTCAAGTCTGCAATGAGTTGCGATTATGTTAGAGACTATGAGTTTGTCGCAATTTTTGACGCTGACTTTCAACCTAATCCAGATTTTCTTAAACTGACCGTCCCCCATTTCAAG gATAACCCGGAGCTTGGGTTGGTTCAGGCCAGATGGTCTTTCGTGAACACGGACGAAAACTTGTTGACACGccttcaaaatattaacttgtGTTTCCACTTTGAGGTAGAACAGCAGGTTAATGGGGTGTTCCTTAATTTCTTTGGTTTCAATGGCACTGCTGGTGTTTGGAGGATTAAAGCTTTGGAGGAGTCTGGAGGATGGCTTGAAAGAACCACAGTAGAGGATATGGACATAGCTGTGAGAGCCCATCTTAACGGCTGGaaatttgtatttctaaaCGACGTTAAG GTCCTTTGTGAAGTTCCTGAGTCCTATGAAGCTTATAGGAAGCAGCAACATCGTTGGCATTCTGGTCCTATGCAACTCTTCAGGTTGTGTCTTCCAGCAGTCATAAGTTCTAAG ATATCAACATGGAAGAAGGCAAATTTGATACTGTTGTTCTTTCTATTAAGGAAGCTTATCCTTCCATTCTATTCCTTCACTTTGTTCTGCATAATTCTTCCTCTAACCATGTTCGTACCAGAAGCTGAGCTTCCTGTATGGGTGATCTGTTATGTCCCCATTTTCATGTCATTACTCAACATTCTTCCGTCCCcaaaatcttttccttttattgtCCCCTACCTTCTTTTTGAGAACACCATGTCCGTCACCAAATTCAATGCCATGGTATCTGGTTTATTCCAGTTAGGTAGCTCTTATGAGTGGATTGTAACTAAAAAAGCTGGCAGGTCCTCCGAATCCGACTTACTGGCTGCTGCTGAAAGGGACGCTAAGACAATGAATCAAGCACAGATCTATAGAGGTGCTTCCGAGAGTGAGATTTCCGAGTTGGCTCACTTGAAGGAACACAAAGAAGTAGTCTCTGCACCTGTCAAAAAAGTTAACAAGATATATCGGAAAGAGCTAGCTCTCGCGTTTCTTTTGCTCTTAGCCTCACTCAGGAGTCTCTTGGCTGCACAAGGAGTCCACTTCTACTTCTTGATGTTCCAAGGTGTAACCTTCCTCCTTGTAGGCCTTGATCTAATTGGAGAGCAAATGAGCTGA
- the LOC101211072 gene encoding probable cyclic nucleotide-gated ion channel 14 isoform X2 yields MEHNKRKFVRFYSNLEKNDGNKKKGIEFPLPVFKMGTKLESESKVDSSQEQKNKRILNPESERILRWNRVFLFSCLTALFVDPLFFYLPSVIHHNRSSCMTTDFNLGIVVTVFRTFADVFYLLHMILKFRIAYVSPTSRVFGKGELVTDPKKIAERYLKSDFCVDLIASLPLPQILGAAWYLLSVERHAMCWKFTCRREFSPMKCHLDYLDCGTLNDVDRRIWEVNTTVFSQCSPDEDFVFNYGIFADAITKNVISSRFLQKYFYCLWWGLQNLSSYGQSLETSIFIGETLFAILIAIMGLVLFAHLIGNMQTYLQSITVRLEEWRVKRRDTEEWMKHRQLPQDLQERVRRFVQYKWLATRGVDEESILQGLPTDLRRDIQRHLCLDLVRRVPFFAQMDGQLLDAICERLASSLCTQRTYIVREGDPVTEMLFIIRGMLESSTTDGGRLGFFNSITLRPGDFCGEELLAWALLPKSSISLPSSTRTVRAITEVEAFALRAEDLKFVANQFRRLHSKKLQHTFRFYSYHWRTWAACFIQAAWRRFKRRIIAKSLSLQESFSLTPEKPVAEEAEQEEEGHSTPRSSYSQAKQNLGVTILASRFAANTRRGAQKLKDVNLSKLRKPDEPDFSEEPDD; encoded by the exons ATGGAACACAACAAACGCAAATTCGTCAG gttttattcCAATCTGGAGAAAAACGATGGGAATAAGAAGAAGGGTATTGAGTTCCCATTGCCTGTTTTCAAAATGGGGACGAAATTAGAGAGTGAAAGTAAAGTTGATTCTTCGCAAGAACAGAAGAATAAGAGGATACTTAACCCTGAAAGTGAAAggattttgagatggaacagggtttttttattctcttgtTTGACTGCTCTTTTTGTAGATCCCTTGTTCTTCTACCTTCCTTCAGTGATTCATCATAACAGGTCATCTTGTATGACTACTGATTTCAATTTGGGAATTGTTGTGACTGTTTTTCGTACTTTTGCCGATGTCTTTTATCTGTTGCATATGATTTTGAAGTTCCGCATTGCTTATGTATCACCAACTTCAAGAGTTTTTGGCAAAGGTGAACTTGTTACTGATCCTAAGAAGATTGCTGAACGCTATTTGAAGTCTGATTTCTGTGTAGATCTCATTGCTTCTCTGCCTCTTCCTCAG ATCTTAGGAGCAGCATGGTATTTACTATCTGTGGAGCGCCATGCCATGTGCTGGAAGTTCACCTGCAGGAGGGAATTCAGTCCTATGAAATGCCATCTTGACTATTTGGATTGTGGTACTTTAAATGATGTAGACCGCAGGATATGGGAAGTGAATACTACTGTTTTTAGCCAATGTTCTCCAGATGAAGACTTCGTTTTCAATTATGGGATATTTGCGGATGCGATCACAAAAAATGTCATCTCCTCCCGGTTCCTTCAAAAGTATTTCTATTGTTTATGGTGGGGCTTACAGAACTTGAG TTCCTATGGTCAGAGTTTGGAAACAAGCATCTTCATAGGAGAGACTTTGTTTGCTATCCTCATTGCTATAATGGGTTTGGTCTTGTTTGCGCATTTGATCGGAAATATGCAG ACCTATTTGCAATCCATCACCGTGAGACTGGAGGAATGGAGGGTGAAGCGTCGAGACACTGAGGAATGGATGAAACATCGACAACTCCCTCAAGATTTACAAGAACGTGTGAGGAGATTTGTTCAATATAAGTGGCTTGCAACACGAGGAGTGGACGAAGAGTCGATCTTACAAGGCCTTCCAACAGATCTCCGTCGAGATATTCAGCGTCACTTGTGCCTCGACCTTGTTCGACGT GTTCCTTTCTTTGCACAAATGGATGGTCAACTACTGGATGCAATTTGCGAGCGACTGGCTTCCTCTCTATGTACACAACGTACTTACATTGTTCGTGAAGGAGATCCTGTTACCGAGATGCTCTTTATCATTCGAGGGATGCTCGAGAGCTCCACAACGGATGGAGGACGATTGGGTTTTTTCAATTCCATAACCTTAAGACCTGGTGATTTTTGCGGTGAAGAGCTTCTCGCTTGGGCATTGCTACCAAAATCATCAATCAGCTTACCGTCTTCTACCAGAACTGTTCGAGCAATCACTGAAGTGGAAGCCTTTGCTCTACGTGCAGAGGATCTCAAATTCGTTGCTAACCAGTTTCGACGACTTCATAGCAAGAAGCTTCAGCATACCTTCCGGTTTTACTCTTATCACTGGAGAACCTGGGCAGCATGCTTCATTCAGGCAGCATGGCGTCGCTTCAAAAGGAGAATCATAGCGAAGTCACTCAGCTTGCAGGAGTCTTTCTCGTTGACTCCCGAGAAGCCAGTGGCCGAGGAAGCTGAACAAGAAGAGGAAGGACATAGTACCCCACGCTCAAGTTACTCTCAAGCAAAACAAAACCTTGGTGTCACCATATTGGCTTCAAGGTTTGCTGCAAACACACGTAGAGGAGCACAAAAGCTCAAGGATGTTAACTTATCCAAACTTCGAAAGCCCGATGAGCCTGACTTTTCTGAAGAACCAGATGATTAA